In Peromyscus eremicus chromosome 15, PerEre_H2_v1, whole genome shotgun sequence, a genomic segment contains:
- the Adamts4 gene encoding A disintegrin and metalloproteinase with thrombospondin motifs 4 yields the protein MASIHPSCRTGTMSQMGLHPGRGLTGHWLRRVQLCSQLHSVPFSGPVWWLLLLLASLLPSAWSAHPLPREEEIVFPEKLNGSILPGSGTPARLLCRLPAFGEVLLLELEQDPGVQVEGLTVQYLGQAPEMLGGAEPGTYLTGTINGDPESVASLHWDGGALLGVLQYRGAELHLQPLEGGTLNSAGGPGAHILRRKSPASSQGPMCNVKAPSGSPNPIPRRTKRFASLSRFVETLVVADDKMAAFHGTGLKRYLLTVMAAAAKAFKHPSIRNPVSLVVTRLVILGSGQEGPQVEPSAAQTLRSFCTWQRGLNTPEDSDPDHFDTAILFTRQDLCGVSTCDTLGMADVGTVCDPARSCAIVEDDGLQSAFTAAHELGHVFNMLHDNSKPCVNLNGQGGSSRHVMAPVMAHVDPEEPWSPCSARFITDFLDNGYGHCLLDKPEAPLHLPVTFPGKDYDADRQCQLTFGPDSRHCPQLPPPCAALWCSGHLNGHAMCQTKHSPWADGTPCGPTQACMGGRCLHVDQLKDFNIPQAGGWGPWGPWGDCSRSCGGGVQFSSRDCTRPVPRNGGKYCEGRRTRFRSCNIEDCPSGSALTFREEQCAAYNHRTDLFKSFPGPMDWVPRYTGVAPRDQCKLTCQARALGYYYVLEPRVADGTPCSPDSSSVCVQGRCIHAGCDRVIGSRKKFDKCMVCGGNGSSCSKQSGSFKKFRYGYSDVVTIPAGATHILVRQQGGSGPRSIYLALKLLDGSYALNGEYTLMPSPTDVVLPGAVSLRYSGATAASETLSGHGPLTQPLTLQVLVAGDPQNARLRYSFFVPRPVPSTPRPPPQDWLHRRAQILQILRKRPWAGRK from the exons ATGGCCTCAATCCATCCCAGCTGCCGCACCGGTACCATGTCCCAGATGGGCTTGCATCCCGGGAGGGGCTTGACTGGGCACTGGCTGCGAAGAGTCCAACTCTGCTCGCAGCTTCACAGTGTGCCTTTCTCTGGTCCGGtgtggtggctgctgctgctgctggcttccCTCCTGCCCTCTGCCTGGTCAGCCCACCCCCTCCCCCGGGAGGAGGAAATCGTGTTTCCAGAGAAGCTCAATGGCAGCATCTTGCCCGGCTCCGGTACCCCGGCCAGGCTACTGTGCCGCTTGCCAGCCTTTGGGGAGGTGCTACTCCTGGAACTAGAGCAGGACCCTGGGGTGCAGGTAGAGGGGCTGACGGTGCAGTACCTGGGCCAGGCACCTGAGATGCTGGGTGGGGCAGAGCCAGGTACCTACCTGACTGGCACCATCAACGGAGATCCGGAGTCGGTGGCATCTCTGCACTGGGACGGGGGAGCCCTACTAGGGGTGTTGCAGTACCGGGGGGCTGAACTCCACCTCCAACCGCTGGAGGGAGGCACCCTGAActctgctgggggaccaggggcTCACATTCTCCGCCGGAAGAGTCCTGCCAGCAGCCAAGGTCCCATGTGCAACGTCAAGGCTCCTTCTGGGAGCCCCAATCCCATTCCCCGGAGAACCAAG cGCTTTGCTTCTCTGAGTAGATTCGTGGAGACACTGGTGGTGGCCGACGACAAGATGGCGGCATTTCATGGGACAGGGCTAAAGCGCTACCTGCTGACAGTTATGGCAGCAGCAGCCAAGGCCTTTAAGCACCCAAGCATCCGAAACCCGGTCAGCTTGGTGGTGACTCGGCTAGTGATCCTGGGGTCAGGCCAGGAAGGGCCCCAAGTGGAGCCAAGTGCGGCCCAGACCCTACGCAGCTTCTGCACCTGGCAGCGGGGCCTCAACACCCCTGAGGACTCAGATCCTGACCATTTTGACACCGCCATTCTGTTCACCCGTCAG GACCTGTGTGGGGTCTCGACTTGTGACACCCTGGGTATGGCAGATGTGGGCACAGTGTGTGACCCAGCACGGAGCTGTGCTATCGTGGAGGACGATGGACTCCAGTCAGCCTTCACCGCTGCTCACGAACTGG GCCATGTCTTCAACATGCTCCACGATAACTCCAAGCCGTGTGTTAATCTGAATGGGCAGGGGGGCTCCTCTCGCCATGTCATGGCTCCTGTCATGGCTCACGTGGATCCCGAGGAGCCCTGGTCCCCGTGCAGTGCCCGCTTCATCACGGACTTCCTGGACAATGGCTACG GGCACTGTCTCTTAGACAAACCAGAGGCTCCCCTGCATCTGCCCGTGACTTTCCCTGGCAAGGACTATGATGCTGACCGCCAGTGCCAACTGACCTTCGGGCCTGACTCACGCCATTGTCCACAGCTGCCACCCCCCTGCGCTGCCCTCTGGTGCTCCGGCCACCTCAATGGCCATGCTATGTGCCAGACTAAGCACTCACCCTGGGCTGATGGTACTCCCTGCGGACCCACACAGGCCTGCATGGGCGGCCGCTGTCTTCACGTGGACCAGCTCAAGGACTTCAAT ATTCCACAGGCTGGAGGCTGGGGTCCCTGGGGACCGTGGGGTGACTGCTCGAGGAGCTGTGGGGGTGGTGTCCAGTTCTCCTCCCGGGACTGCACGAGGCCCGTCCCCCGGAACGGCGGCAAGTACTGCGAGGGTCGCCGAACCCGCTTCCGCTCCTGCAACATTGAGGACTGCCCAAGTGGCTCAG CATTGACCTTCCGTGAGGAGCAGTGTGCTGCCTACAACCACAGGACTGACCTCTTCAAGAGCTTTCCAGGACCCATGGACTGGGTCCCACGCTACACAGGTGTAGCCCCTCGAGACCAGTGCAAACTCACCTGCCAGGCCCGGGCACTGGGTTACTACTATGTACTGGAGCCACGG GTGGCAGATGGAACTCCCTGTTCCCCAGACAGCTCCTCGGTCTGTGTCCAGGGGCGCTGTATCCACGCTGGCTGTGACCGGGTTATTGGCTCCAGAAAGAAGTTTGACAAGTGTATGGTGTGCGGTGGGAATGGTTCTAGCTGCAGCAAGCAATCGGGCTCCTTCAAAAAATTCAG GTACGGATACAGCGATGTGGTCACTATCCCTGCTGGGGCCACCCATATCCTTGTACGGCAGCAGGGGGGTTCCGGCCCCAGGAGCATCTACCTGGCCCTGAAGCTTCTAGATGGTTCCTACGCCCTCAACGGTGAATACACGCTGATGCCCTCCCCCACAGATGTGGTACTTCCTGGGGCAGTCAGCTTGCGCTATAGTGGAGCCACGGCCGCCTCAGAGACACTGTCTGGACATGGGCCACTGACCCAGCCCTTGACGCTGCAAGTCCTGGTGGCTGGCGACCCCCAGAATGCACGTCTGCGGTACAGCTTCTTCGTCCCAAGGCCAGTCCCTTCAACACCGCGCCCTCCTCCCCAAGACTGGCTGCATCGCCGGGCACAGATTCTGCAGATCCTTCGGAAGCGGCCCTGGGCAGGCAGGAAATAA
- the Ndufs2 gene encoding NADH dehydrogenase [ubiquinone] iron-sulfur protein 2, mitochondrial isoform X2 yields MAALRAVCCLRGVGAQVLRPGSGIRLPNQPSRGARQWQPDIEWAQQFAGALMYPSKETAHWKPPPWNDLDILKDKVVTNVTLNFGPQHPAAHGVLRLVMELSGEMVRKCDPHIGLLHRGTEKLIEYKTYLQALPYFDRLDYVSMMCNEQAYSLAVEKLLNIQPPPRAQWIRVLFGEITRILNHIMAVTTHALDIGAMTPFFWMFEEREKMFEFYERVSGARMHAAYIRPGGVHQDLPLGLMDDIYEFSKNFSLRIDEVEEMLTNNRIWRNRTTDIGVVSAEDALNYGFRYLCRVEEMRQSLRIILQCLNKMPPGEIKVDDAKVSPPKRAEMKTSMESLIHHFKLYTEGYQVPPGATYTAIEAPKGEFGVYLVSDGSSRPYRCKIKAPGFAHLAGLDKMSKGHMLADVVAIIGTQDIVFGEIDR; encoded by the exons ATGGCGGCACTGAGAGCTGTGTGCTGCCTCCGCGGCGTCGGGGCCCAGGTGCTGCGGCCCGGGTCTGGGATCCGACTGCCGAATCAGCCCAGCAG AGGTGCTCGGCAGTGGCAGCCAGATATAGAATGGGCACAGCAGTTTGCAGGAGCTCTCATGTACCCCTCCAAGGAAACAGCCCACTGGAAGCCTCCTCCTTGGAATG ATTTGGACATTTTGAAGGACAAAGTAGTCACCAATGTGACCCTGAACTTTGGGCCCCAGCACCCAGCGGCCCATGGAGTCCTGAGACTGGTGATGGAGTTGAGTGGAGAGATGGTGCGGAAGTGTGACCCTCACATCGGGCTCCTGCACCGGGGCACTGAGAAGCTCATTGAGTACAAGACCTATCTGCAG GCCCTTCCATACTTTGACCGGTTAGACTATGTGTCCATGATGTGTAATGAGCAGGCCTATTCTCTAGCCGTGGAGAAGCTGCTAAACATCCAGCCTCCTCCCCGGGCACAGTGGATCCGAG TGCTGTTTGGAGAGATCACACGGATTTTGAACCATATCATGGCTGTGACCACACATGCCCTGGACATTGGTGCCATGACTCCTTTCTTTTGGATgtttgaagaaagagagaag ATGTTTGAGTTCTATGAGCGGGTGTCTGGAGCCCGAATGCACGCTGCTTATATCCGACCAGGAGGAGTGCACCAG GACCTACCTCTTGGGCTTATGGATGACATTTATGAGTTTTCTAAGAACTTCTCTCTTCGGATCGATGAGGTGGAGGAG ATGCTGACCAACAATAGGATCTGGCGGAATAGGACAACGGATATCGGGGTTGTTTCGGCAGAAGACGCACTTAACTATGGATTCAG GTACCTGTGTCGTGTGGAGGAGATGCGCCAGTCCCTTCGAATCATTTTACAGTGTCTGAACAAGATGCCTCCAGGGGAGATCAAGGTTGATGATGCCAAAGTGTCTCCACCTAAACGAGCAGAGATGAAG ACGTCCATGGAGTCACTAATTCATCACTTTAAGCTGTACACTGAGGGCTACCAAGTTCCTCCAGGAGCCACATACACTGCTATTGAAGCCCCTaag GGAGAGTTTGGGGTATACCTGGTGTCTGATGGCAGCAGCCGCCCTTACCGGTGCAAGATCAAGGCTCCTGGTTTTGCCCACCTG GCTGGTTTGGACAAGATGTCTAAGGGACACATGTTGGCAGATGTCGTAGCCATCATAG GTACTCAGGATATTGTGTTTGGAGAAATAGACCGATGA
- the Ndufs2 gene encoding NADH dehydrogenase [ubiquinone] iron-sulfur protein 2, mitochondrial isoform X3 codes for MYPSKETAHWKPPPWNDLDILKDKVVTNVTLNFGPQHPAAHGVLRLVMELSGEMVRKCDPHIGLLHRGTEKLIEYKTYLQALPYFDRLDYVSMMCNEQAYSLAVEKLLNIQPPPRAQWIRVLFGEITRILNHIMAVTTHALDIGAMTPFFWMFEEREKMFEFYERVSGARMHAAYIRPGGVHQDLPLGLMDDIYEFSKNFSLRIDEVEEMLTNNRIWRNRTTDIGVVSAEDALNYGFSGVMLRGSGIQWDLRKTQPYDVYDQVEFDVPIGSRGDCYDRYLCRVEEMRQSLRIILQCLNKMPPGEIKVDDAKVSPPKRAEMKTSMESLIHHFKLYTEGYQVPPGATYTAIEAPKGEFGVYLVSDGSSRPYRCKIKAPGFAHLAGLDKMSKGHMLADVVAIIGTQDIVFGEIDR; via the exons ATGTACCCCTCCAAGGAAACAGCCCACTGGAAGCCTCCTCCTTGGAATG ATTTGGACATTTTGAAGGACAAAGTAGTCACCAATGTGACCCTGAACTTTGGGCCCCAGCACCCAGCGGCCCATGGAGTCCTGAGACTGGTGATGGAGTTGAGTGGAGAGATGGTGCGGAAGTGTGACCCTCACATCGGGCTCCTGCACCGGGGCACTGAGAAGCTCATTGAGTACAAGACCTATCTGCAG GCCCTTCCATACTTTGACCGGTTAGACTATGTGTCCATGATGTGTAATGAGCAGGCCTATTCTCTAGCCGTGGAGAAGCTGCTAAACATCCAGCCTCCTCCCCGGGCACAGTGGATCCGAG TGCTGTTTGGAGAGATCACACGGATTTTGAACCATATCATGGCTGTGACCACACATGCCCTGGACATTGGTGCCATGACTCCTTTCTTTTGGATgtttgaagaaagagagaag ATGTTTGAGTTCTATGAGCGGGTGTCTGGAGCCCGAATGCACGCTGCTTATATCCGACCAGGAGGAGTGCACCAG GACCTACCTCTTGGGCTTATGGATGACATTTATGAGTTTTCTAAGAACTTCTCTCTTCGGATCGATGAGGTGGAGGAG ATGCTGACCAACAATAGGATCTGGCGGAATAGGACAACGGATATCGGGGTTGTTTCGGCAGAAGACGCACTTAACTATGGATTCAG TGGGGTGATGCTCCGAGGCTCAGGCATCCAGTGGGACTTGCGGAAGACCCAGCCCTATGATGTGTATGACCAGGTCGAGTTTGATGTTCCTATTGGTTCTCGAGGGGACTGCTATGATAG GTACCTGTGTCGTGTGGAGGAGATGCGCCAGTCCCTTCGAATCATTTTACAGTGTCTGAACAAGATGCCTCCAGGGGAGATCAAGGTTGATGATGCCAAAGTGTCTCCACCTAAACGAGCAGAGATGAAG ACGTCCATGGAGTCACTAATTCATCACTTTAAGCTGTACACTGAGGGCTACCAAGTTCCTCCAGGAGCCACATACACTGCTATTGAAGCCCCTaag GGAGAGTTTGGGGTATACCTGGTGTCTGATGGCAGCAGCCGCCCTTACCGGTGCAAGATCAAGGCTCCTGGTTTTGCCCACCTG GCTGGTTTGGACAAGATGTCTAAGGGACACATGTTGGCAGATGTCGTAGCCATCATAG GTACTCAGGATATTGTGTTTGGAGAAATAGACCGATGA
- the Ndufs2 gene encoding NADH dehydrogenase [ubiquinone] iron-sulfur protein 2, mitochondrial isoform X1, producing the protein MAALRAVCCLRGVGAQVLRPGSGIRLPNQPSRGARQWQPDIEWAQQFAGALMYPSKETAHWKPPPWNDLDILKDKVVTNVTLNFGPQHPAAHGVLRLVMELSGEMVRKCDPHIGLLHRGTEKLIEYKTYLQALPYFDRLDYVSMMCNEQAYSLAVEKLLNIQPPPRAQWIRVLFGEITRILNHIMAVTTHALDIGAMTPFFWMFEEREKMFEFYERVSGARMHAAYIRPGGVHQDLPLGLMDDIYEFSKNFSLRIDEVEEMLTNNRIWRNRTTDIGVVSAEDALNYGFSGVMLRGSGIQWDLRKTQPYDVYDQVEFDVPIGSRGDCYDRYLCRVEEMRQSLRIILQCLNKMPPGEIKVDDAKVSPPKRAEMKTSMESLIHHFKLYTEGYQVPPGATYTAIEAPKGEFGVYLVSDGSSRPYRCKIKAPGFAHLAGLDKMSKGHMLADVVAIIGTQDIVFGEIDR; encoded by the exons ATGGCGGCACTGAGAGCTGTGTGCTGCCTCCGCGGCGTCGGGGCCCAGGTGCTGCGGCCCGGGTCTGGGATCCGACTGCCGAATCAGCCCAGCAG AGGTGCTCGGCAGTGGCAGCCAGATATAGAATGGGCACAGCAGTTTGCAGGAGCTCTCATGTACCCCTCCAAGGAAACAGCCCACTGGAAGCCTCCTCCTTGGAATG ATTTGGACATTTTGAAGGACAAAGTAGTCACCAATGTGACCCTGAACTTTGGGCCCCAGCACCCAGCGGCCCATGGAGTCCTGAGACTGGTGATGGAGTTGAGTGGAGAGATGGTGCGGAAGTGTGACCCTCACATCGGGCTCCTGCACCGGGGCACTGAGAAGCTCATTGAGTACAAGACCTATCTGCAG GCCCTTCCATACTTTGACCGGTTAGACTATGTGTCCATGATGTGTAATGAGCAGGCCTATTCTCTAGCCGTGGAGAAGCTGCTAAACATCCAGCCTCCTCCCCGGGCACAGTGGATCCGAG TGCTGTTTGGAGAGATCACACGGATTTTGAACCATATCATGGCTGTGACCACACATGCCCTGGACATTGGTGCCATGACTCCTTTCTTTTGGATgtttgaagaaagagagaag ATGTTTGAGTTCTATGAGCGGGTGTCTGGAGCCCGAATGCACGCTGCTTATATCCGACCAGGAGGAGTGCACCAG GACCTACCTCTTGGGCTTATGGATGACATTTATGAGTTTTCTAAGAACTTCTCTCTTCGGATCGATGAGGTGGAGGAG ATGCTGACCAACAATAGGATCTGGCGGAATAGGACAACGGATATCGGGGTTGTTTCGGCAGAAGACGCACTTAACTATGGATTCAG TGGGGTGATGCTCCGAGGCTCAGGCATCCAGTGGGACTTGCGGAAGACCCAGCCCTATGATGTGTATGACCAGGTCGAGTTTGATGTTCCTATTGGTTCTCGAGGGGACTGCTATGATAG GTACCTGTGTCGTGTGGAGGAGATGCGCCAGTCCCTTCGAATCATTTTACAGTGTCTGAACAAGATGCCTCCAGGGGAGATCAAGGTTGATGATGCCAAAGTGTCTCCACCTAAACGAGCAGAGATGAAG ACGTCCATGGAGTCACTAATTCATCACTTTAAGCTGTACACTGAGGGCTACCAAGTTCCTCCAGGAGCCACATACACTGCTATTGAAGCCCCTaag GGAGAGTTTGGGGTATACCTGGTGTCTGATGGCAGCAGCCGCCCTTACCGGTGCAAGATCAAGGCTCCTGGTTTTGCCCACCTG GCTGGTTTGGACAAGATGTCTAAGGGACACATGTTGGCAGATGTCGTAGCCATCATAG GTACTCAGGATATTGTGTTTGGAGAAATAGACCGATGA